From Portunus trituberculatus isolate SZX2019 chromosome 37, ASM1759143v1, whole genome shotgun sequence, one genomic window encodes:
- the LOC123513901 gene encoding serine/arginine repetitive matrix protein 1-like isoform X1, giving the protein MADAGFFRGTSAEQDNRFSNKDKKLMKEMKFAESLGKKIDMTKVRLEVVKPWVTEKITGILGMEDDVVIEYVFNQLEAEKNPDPRKMQIMLTGFLNGKNARIFMGELWDLLLSAQASPSGIPKQFLDQKKEELKKKMEEEERLQKIQEARRERDKEKEKEKERDRDRDKDREKDRKERRSRSRDKSSRSSRRDRSRSPRSKDDKKDSKKESSRWDKKEGDKPKEEKKEANGDASSKEKSSAGKSPKRDGSPKQDAVTASATTAPVTKQEKVEPPPKKDRSDRGERGHSRDRKSGRRSDRSPRGRSPRKEDDRRRRGSSRKRSSSPRKHSPSHRKRSPSPRKRSPSPRKRSPLERKPSPSPRKRSPVPRKRSASPPKRSGSPRKRSPSPRSKPRRRPTRSPSSNSESSSSSRSCSRSPLRNKEDDFEIHRKEDSVLKKRQYRSNRDPSSSEDEGPPHNTGDHRGGGGGGSPRRASPRFARRSVSPRRGRRSPSPRYRRRSPSPRRHSPSPARFHRRSPSPRTRRSISPKGSPRMRRSPSPRGRMSPAMRRGRSPSPRRRSLSPRGRRSPSPRGRRSVSPRGRLSHNSRSRRSPSPRGRRSGSPRRRPLSPPQRYRGSRSRSPVRKKHRSNSRSPRRGGGAAALIPPATKKHNINNASRLMQLANYSADTIKEVQYKLTRKNEPNHNASASDDSDSGDTRSDRRASKRRSRSLVDSPSPRQRRRLDSGSPDGSVEEEEEEDDGSSSRESSPVEKKKKKKKKKHKKKDSSSDSDVSEAEEKKKKKKDKKKKHKKHKKQKKHKKHRHEESESESEESVGGEELERKLREKALLSMKRQERSSVASESD; this is encoded by the exons GGGACGTCTGCTGAGCAGGACAACCGCTTCagcaacaaagacaaaaaacttATGAAGGAGATGAAGTTTGCTGAGAGTTTAGGAAAAAAG ATTGACATGACTAAGGTACGCCTTGAGGTGGTGAAGCCTTGGGTCACAGAGAAGATCACTGGCATCCTGGGCATGGAGGATGATGTGGTAATTGAGTATGTCTTCAATCAACTAGAGGCTGAAAAG AACCCAGATCCCCGGAAAATGCAGATTATGCTGACGGGTTTCCTCAACGGTAAAAATGCAAGGATTTTCATGGGAGAGCTGTGGGATTTGCTGCTCTCTGCTCAGGCCAGTCCTTCAGGGATCCCAAAACAATTCCTTGaccaaaagaaggaagaacttaAGAAGAAAATG gaagaggaggagaggttgcaAAAAATTCAGGAAGCACGGCGGGAGcgggacaaggagaaggaaaaggagaaagaaagagacagagatcgagacaaagatagagagaaagaccgCAAAGAAAG GAGGAGCCGCAGCAGAGACAAGTCATCACGTAGCTCCCGACGCGACCGATCACGTTCACCGCGTTCCAAGGATGACAAAAAAGACTCAAAGAAAGAGTCATCTAG gtgggacaaaaaggaaggagacaaacccaaggaggaaaagaaagaggccaATGGTGATGCATCCTCCAAGGAGAAGTCTTCTGCTGGGAAGTCCCCAAAACGTGACGGTTCACCCAAGCAGGATGCAGTgacagcatcagcaacaacagcaccagtGACAAAGCAGGAGAAGGTTGAACCACCTCCAAAGAAGGATCGTAGTGATCGCGGGGAGAGAGGACATTCAAGGGACCGTAAGAGCGGAAGACGTTCAGACAG gtccCCAAGAGGCAGGTCaccaagaaaggaagatgatcgCAGACGTAGAGGCTCCTCTCGGAAGCGGTCTTCAAGCCCACGCAAGCACTCCCCATCCCATCGCAAGCGGTCTCCTAGCCCACGTAAACGATCTCCCAGTCCTCGTAAGCGTTCTCCTTTGGAGCGCAAACCCTCTCCAAGCCCTCGCAAGCGTTCCCCAGTCCCACGCAAACGCTCTGCCTCTCCTCCCAAGAGGTCAGGGAGTCCTAGAAAGCGGTCACCCTCTCCTAGATCCAAACCTCGCAGGCGGCCCACCCGATCCCCAAGCTCCAACTCTGAGTCTTCCAG TAGTTCCAGGTCTTGTAGTCGATCACCTTTGAGGAATAAAGAGGATGACTTTGAAATTCATCGCAAAGAAGATTCTGTTCTCAAGAAGCGTCAGTACCGGTCAAACAGAGATCCATCCAGCTCTGAAGATGAG GGTCCACCACACAATACTGGTGATCaccgcggtggtggtgggggaggctcTCCTCGCCGAGCCTCTCCTCGTTTTGCCCGGCGGTCTGTCTCCCCTCGCCGGGGACGAAGGAGTCCATCCCCTCGCTACCGCCGAAG GTCTCCCAGCCCTCGACGGCACAGTCCCAGTCCTGCAAGATTCCATCGGAGATCTCCTAGTCCACGTACTCGACGGTCAATCAGTCCCAAAGGCAGTCCCAGAATGCGCAGGTCACCCAGCCCCCGGGGTAGGATGTCTCCAGCCATGAGGAGGGGGCGCTCTCCTAGTCCCAGGAGAAGGTCACTCAGCCCGCGGGGTCGAAGGTCACCGAGTCCCAGGGGAAGGAGATCAGTCAGTCCAAGAGGTCGCTTATCACACAACTCAAGAAGCCGCAGGTCACCAAgcccaagaggaagaagatctGGAAGTCCTCGAAGGAGACCCCTGTCACCCCCACAGAG GTATCGTGGCTCCCGCTCACGGTCACCTGTTCGCAAGAAGCATCGCAGCAATTCAAGGTCCCCACGAAGAGGAGGCGGTGCTGCAGCACTCATCCCACCTGCtacaaagaaacacaatatTAATAATGCCAGCCGTCTCATGCAGCTTGCCAACTACTCAGCGGACACTATCAAGGAGGTCCAGTACAAGCTGACCAGAAA GAATGAGCCCAACCACAATGCCTCTGCCAGTGATGATTCGGACTCCGGGGACACCAGGTCGGACCGACGGGCATCCAAACGAAGGTCGCGCTCTCTGGTAGACTCGCCATCACCAAGGCAGAGGAGACGACTGGATTCAGGCTCACCAGATGgctcagtggaggaggaggaagaggaagatgatggctCCTCCAGCAGAGAGTCTTCACctgtggagaagaagaagaaaaagaagaagaagaagcacaagAAGAAGGATAGCAGTTCCGACTCAGAT GTCTCAgaggcagaagaaaagaaaaagaagaagaaagacaagaagaagaagcacaagaaacacaaaaaacaaaagaaacacaagaagcaCCGGCATGAG GAGTCTGAAAGTGAGTCAGAGGAAAGCGTCGGTGGGGAGGAGCTGGAGCGCAAGTTAAGAGAGAAGGCGCTGCTCTCCATGAAGCGTCAGGAGCGGTCCTCTGTGGCTTCAGAGTCAGACTAG
- the LOC123513901 gene encoding serine/arginine repetitive matrix protein 1-like isoform X2, which yields MQIMLTGFLNGKNARIFMGELWDLLLSAQASPSGIPKQFLDQKKEELKKKMEEEERLQKIQEARRERDKEKEKEKERDRDRDKDREKDRKESRRSRSRDKSSRSSRRDRSRSPRSKDDKKDSKKESSSRWDKKEGDKPKEEKKEANGDASSKEKSSAGKSPKRDGSPKQDAVTASATTAPVTKQEKVEPPPKKDRSDRGERGHSRDRKSGRRSDRSPRGRSPRKEDDRRRRGSSRKRSSSPRKHSPSHRKRSPSPRKRSPSPRKRSPLERKPSPSPRKRSPVPRKRSASPPKRSGSPRKRSPSPRSKPRRRPTRSPSSNSESSSSSRSCSRSPLRNKEDDFEIHRKEDSVLKKRQYRSNRDPSSSEDEGPPHNTGDHRGGGGGGSPRRASPRFARRSVSPRRGRRSPSPRYRRRSPSPRRHSPSPARFHRRSPSPRTRRSISPKGSPRMRRSPSPRGRMSPAMRRGRSPSPRRRSLSPRGRRSPSPRGRRSVSPRGRLSHNSRSRRSPSPRGRRSGSPRRRPLSPPQRYRGSRSRSPVRKKHRSNSRSPRRGGGAAALIPPATKKHNINNASRLMQLANYSADTIKEVQYKLTRKNEPNHNASASDDSDSGDTRSDRRASKRRSRSLVDSPSPRQRRRLDSGSPDGSVEEEEEEDDGSSSRESSPVEKKKKKKKKKHKKKDSSSDSDVSEAEEKKKKKKDKKKKHKKHKKQKKHKKHRHEESESESEESVGGEELERKLREKALLSMKRQERSSVASESD from the exons ATGCAGATTATGCTGACGGGTTTCCTCAACGGTAAAAATGCAAGGATTTTCATGGGAGAGCTGTGGGATTTGCTGCTCTCTGCTCAGGCCAGTCCTTCAGGGATCCCAAAACAATTCCTTGaccaaaagaaggaagaacttaAGAAGAAAATG gaagaggaggagaggttgcaAAAAATTCAGGAAGCACGGCGGGAGcgggacaaggagaaggaaaaggagaaagaaagagacagagatcgagacaaagatagagagaaagaccgCAAAGAAAG CAGGAGGAGCCGCAGCAGAGACAAGTCATCACGTAGCTCCCGACGCGACCGATCACGTTCACCGCGTTCCAAGGATGACAAAAAAGACTCAAAGAAAGAGTCATCTAG caggtgggacaaaaaggaaggagacaaacccaaggaggaaaagaaagaggccaATGGTGATGCATCCTCCAAGGAGAAGTCTTCTGCTGGGAAGTCCCCAAAACGTGACGGTTCACCCAAGCAGGATGCAGTgacagcatcagcaacaacagcaccagtGACAAAGCAGGAGAAGGTTGAACCACCTCCAAAGAAGGATCGTAGTGATCGCGGGGAGAGAGGACATTCAAGGGACCGTAAGAGCGGAAGACGTTCAGACAG gtccCCAAGAGGCAGGTCaccaagaaaggaagatgatcgCAGACGTAGAGGCTCCTCTCGGAAGCGGTCTTCAAGCCCACGCAAGCACTCCCCATCCCATCGCAAGCGGTCTCCTAGCCCACGTAAACGATCTCCCAGTCCTCGTAAGCGTTCTCCTTTGGAGCGCAAACCCTCTCCAAGCCCTCGCAAGCGTTCCCCAGTCCCACGCAAACGCTCTGCCTCTCCTCCCAAGAGGTCAGGGAGTCCTAGAAAGCGGTCACCCTCTCCTAGATCCAAACCTCGCAGGCGGCCCACCCGATCCCCAAGCTCCAACTCTGAGTCTTCCAG TAGTTCCAGGTCTTGTAGTCGATCACCTTTGAGGAATAAAGAGGATGACTTTGAAATTCATCGCAAAGAAGATTCTGTTCTCAAGAAGCGTCAGTACCGGTCAAACAGAGATCCATCCAGCTCTGAAGATGAG GGTCCACCACACAATACTGGTGATCaccgcggtggtggtgggggaggctcTCCTCGCCGAGCCTCTCCTCGTTTTGCCCGGCGGTCTGTCTCCCCTCGCCGGGGACGAAGGAGTCCATCCCCTCGCTACCGCCGAAG GTCTCCCAGCCCTCGACGGCACAGTCCCAGTCCTGCAAGATTCCATCGGAGATCTCCTAGTCCACGTACTCGACGGTCAATCAGTCCCAAAGGCAGTCCCAGAATGCGCAGGTCACCCAGCCCCCGGGGTAGGATGTCTCCAGCCATGAGGAGGGGGCGCTCTCCTAGTCCCAGGAGAAGGTCACTCAGCCCGCGGGGTCGAAGGTCACCGAGTCCCAGGGGAAGGAGATCAGTCAGTCCAAGAGGTCGCTTATCACACAACTCAAGAAGCCGCAGGTCACCAAgcccaagaggaagaagatctGGAAGTCCTCGAAGGAGACCCCTGTCACCCCCACAGAG GTATCGTGGCTCCCGCTCACGGTCACCTGTTCGCAAGAAGCATCGCAGCAATTCAAGGTCCCCACGAAGAGGAGGCGGTGCTGCAGCACTCATCCCACCTGCtacaaagaaacacaatatTAATAATGCCAGCCGTCTCATGCAGCTTGCCAACTACTCAGCGGACACTATCAAGGAGGTCCAGTACAAGCTGACCAGAAA GAATGAGCCCAACCACAATGCCTCTGCCAGTGATGATTCGGACTCCGGGGACACCAGGTCGGACCGACGGGCATCCAAACGAAGGTCGCGCTCTCTGGTAGACTCGCCATCACCAAGGCAGAGGAGACGACTGGATTCAGGCTCACCAGATGgctcagtggaggaggaggaagaggaagatgatggctCCTCCAGCAGAGAGTCTTCACctgtggagaagaagaagaaaaagaagaagaagaagcacaagAAGAAGGATAGCAGTTCCGACTCAGAT GTCTCAgaggcagaagaaaagaaaaagaagaagaaagacaagaagaagaagcacaagaaacacaaaaaacaaaagaaacacaagaagcaCCGGCATGAG GAGTCTGAAAGTGAGTCAGAGGAAAGCGTCGGTGGGGAGGAGCTGGAGCGCAAGTTAAGAGAGAAGGCGCTGCTCTCCATGAAGCGTCAGGAGCGGTCCTCTGTGGCTTCAGAGTCAGACTAG